From Thalassotalea euphylliae, the proteins below share one genomic window:
- a CDS encoding HAMP domain-containing methyl-accepting chemotaxis protein, producing MNKFQQLTLAQKLYAGFGVVLTLIVVVGVLSYFALQNATQGFTGYREMARDTNLSGRVQANMLMVRMNVKDFIITNSDKDKQQFEEYWQKTQSFMQEAQREINASNRAKAIDEVDDSLTLYHDSFEQVVSLVGQRHTLVKQVLDVKGPEAERNLTKILQSAKDDGDMVAAYGASLATRSLLLARLYAGKFLNTNELSAVERVKSEFADLNRELDTLDSELQNVTRRELLANTQTLTAEYYNTFLQVVDIILQRNNIITTKLDKIGPDVAKKVEDVKLDIKSVQDTLGPELVAANEDSILLIETIVVISIIIGIFCSIVVTRLVLKQMGGEPSEVIAVAQRVANGELDLNLPKNNTQANSLYAAIITMVDTLKEKAELAAKIAEGDLSKNITLASNKDNLGQSLQTMTEQLHGVISQVQSSSDKISSASNVVLKNSDDLASGMTNQAASLEQISSSLEELSAQTSLNADNADKANELANNAKQFAQTGRDKMQQMTEAMLEIDSAGQSISNFINTIDEIAAQTNLLALNAAIEAARAGEQGRGFAVVADEVRGLAARSTQAADETKKLVAMSTEKTATGNQIAEQTSNALQQIYSQINETAALVSDISNANNEQAQGVNFINQGVAEIDKVIQQSLDISKLNASETNNLTTSANELKVMLERFKL from the coding sequence ATGAACAAATTTCAGCAACTGACACTAGCTCAAAAGTTGTATGCGGGCTTTGGAGTTGTTTTAACGCTCATTGTGGTCGTTGGCGTACTCTCTTATTTTGCTCTGCAAAATGCAACTCAAGGTTTTACTGGTTATCGTGAAATGGCCAGAGACACCAATTTATCAGGTCGAGTCCAAGCCAACATGTTAATGGTAAGGATGAATGTTAAAGACTTTATTATTACCAATTCAGACAAAGACAAGCAGCAATTTGAGGAATATTGGCAAAAAACGCAGAGCTTTATGCAAGAAGCCCAGAGGGAAATTAACGCATCAAATAGAGCCAAAGCCATTGATGAAGTTGACGATAGCTTAACACTTTATCATGACAGCTTTGAACAGGTCGTCTCTCTCGTAGGACAGCGCCATACTTTAGTCAAACAAGTATTGGATGTGAAAGGCCCCGAAGCAGAGCGAAATCTCACCAAAATACTGCAATCGGCTAAAGACGATGGCGATATGGTGGCAGCATATGGTGCCTCGCTTGCAACCCGAAGTTTGTTGTTGGCTCGTTTATATGCGGGTAAATTTTTGAATACGAATGAGTTATCGGCTGTTGAAAGAGTTAAAAGCGAATTTGCCGATCTTAACAGAGAGCTGGATACCCTGGACTCGGAGTTGCAAAATGTAACACGAAGAGAGTTACTGGCTAACACTCAAACGCTCACCGCAGAGTATTACAATACCTTTTTGCAGGTTGTGGACATTATTCTCCAGCGCAATAACATCATCACGACCAAGCTAGACAAAATAGGCCCTGACGTTGCCAAAAAAGTTGAAGATGTAAAGCTAGATATCAAGTCGGTGCAAGACACCTTAGGGCCTGAATTAGTCGCCGCGAATGAAGACTCAATTTTATTAATCGAAACCATTGTCGTTATTTCAATCATTATTGGCATATTCTGCTCAATAGTGGTGACTAGGCTTGTTCTTAAACAGATGGGTGGTGAGCCCAGCGAAGTCATCGCGGTGGCGCAACGCGTCGCAAACGGCGAGCTTGATCTTAACTTACCTAAAAACAATACCCAAGCTAACAGCTTATATGCCGCCATTATCACTATGGTTGATACGTTAAAAGAGAAAGCTGAATTAGCGGCGAAGATTGCCGAAGGCGATTTATCTAAAAATATTACCTTAGCATCAAATAAAGACAACCTAGGCCAGTCGCTGCAAACCATGACCGAACAATTACACGGCGTCATCTCTCAAGTGCAAAGCTCTAGCGATAAAATAAGTTCAGCAAGTAATGTGGTATTGAAAAATAGTGATGACTTAGCCTCAGGCATGACTAACCAAGCAGCATCACTGGAGCAAATATCCTCGTCTTTAGAAGAGCTTTCGGCGCAAACTAGCTTGAATGCAGATAATGCAGACAAAGCCAATGAACTCGCCAACAACGCCAAACAATTTGCGCAAACTGGCCGTGACAAAATGCAGCAAATGACGGAGGCAATGTTAGAAATTGACTCAGCGGGACAAAGCATTTCTAACTTTATTAATACCATTGATGAAATTGCCGCACAAACCAATTTGCTTGCATTAAATGCCGCTATTGAGGCAGCAAGAGCTGGCGAACAGGGGCGAGGCTTCGCGGTTGTTGCCGACGAAGTAAGAGGGCTAGCCGCAAGAAGCACACAAGCTGCTGATGAAACCAAAAAGCTAGTGGCGATGTCGACAGAAAAGACAGCAACAGGCAACCAAATTGCAGAGCAAACATCCAATGCGTTACAACAGATCTATAGTCAAATAAATGAAACCGCAGCGCTTGTCTCTGATATTTCCAACGCCAATAATGAACAGGCTCAAGGGGTTAACTTTATTAATCAAGGCGTTGCTGAAATAGATAAAGTGATTCAACAATCTCTTGATATTTCTAAACTAAATGCCAGCGAAACCAATAACTTAACGACCTCAGCAAATGAGTTAAAAGTGATGTTAGAGCGCTTTAAACTGTAA
- the pheS gene encoding phenylalanine--tRNA ligase subunit alpha: MNLDDIILQAEQEIAAASTPAALDDVRVSYLGKKGVFTEKMKGLGQLPKEEKPKAGQVINQAKQQVQKLLTERGELLRAEEIKAKLAAESIDVTLPGNTNEIGGLHPVTRTIERIESFFSELGFEVKAGPEVEDDFHNFDALNIPEHHPARQDHDTFYFNPKLVLRTQTSGVQIRTMEAEKPPLRIISPGRVYRNDYDQTHTPMFHQVEGLLVDKDVSFTHLKGILHDFLHNFFEEDLQIRFRPSYFPFTEPSAEVDVMGKNGKWLEVLGCGMVHPNVLKSVGIDPEEYTGFAFGMGVERLTMLRYGVNDLRSFFENDLRLLKQFK; the protein is encoded by the coding sequence ATGAACTTAGACGATATAATTTTGCAAGCAGAGCAAGAGATCGCTGCGGCGTCTACACCTGCTGCACTAGATGACGTGCGCGTAAGCTACCTAGGTAAAAAAGGTGTGTTTACCGAAAAGATGAAAGGCTTAGGCCAGCTACCTAAAGAAGAAAAGCCAAAAGCGGGTCAAGTAATCAACCAAGCTAAGCAGCAAGTACAAAAGCTATTAACTGAACGCGGTGAGTTACTGCGTGCAGAGGAAATTAAAGCAAAATTAGCGGCTGAATCAATTGACGTAACTTTGCCGGGTAACACCAATGAAATTGGTGGTTTACACCCAGTAACGCGCACAATTGAACGTATCGAATCATTCTTTAGCGAGTTAGGCTTTGAAGTAAAAGCGGGTCCAGAAGTGGAAGATGATTTCCACAACTTTGATGCCTTGAATATTCCTGAGCATCACCCAGCACGTCAAGATCACGATACCTTCTACTTTAACCCTAAGTTGGTATTACGTACGCAAACATCAGGCGTACAAATTCGCACCATGGAAGCGGAGAAGCCGCCACTGCGCATTATTTCGCCGGGCCGTGTATACCGTAACGATTACGACCAAACCCATACACCAATGTTCCATCAGGTCGAAGGTTTATTAGTTGATAAAGACGTGAGCTTTACGCACCTAAAAGGTATTTTGCACGACTTCTTACATAACTTCTTTGAAGAAGACCTACAAATTCGTTTCCGTCCGTCTTACTTCCCGTTCACTGAGCCTTCGGCAGAAGTGGATGTCATGGGTAAAAACGGCAAATGGTTAGAAGTACTAGGCTGTGGCATGGTTCACCCGAACGTACTTAAATCAGTGGGTATCGATCCAGAAGAATACACCGGCTTCGCCTTTGGTATGGGTGTTGAGCGTTTAACCATGTTGCGCTACGGCGTGAACGACTTACGTTCATTCTTTGAAAACGATCTTCGATTATTAAAACAGTTTAAGTAG
- the pheT gene encoding phenylalanine--tRNA ligase subunit beta: MKFSESWLREWVNPESTSDELAHQITMAGLEVDGVDPVAGEFSGVVVGEVVECGQHPDADKLQVTKINVGDASTDGELLDIVCGAKNCRLGLKVAVAMVGAVLPGNFKIKKAKLRGQPSFGMLCSESELGMAESADGIIELPADAPIGKDIRDYLDLNDNTIDVDLTANRGDCLGIKGLAREVGVLNSLAVTEVAIEPVPATIEDTREIKLSAPAACPRYLGRVIKGINLEATTPLWMVEKLRRCGVRSIDPVVDVTNYVLLELGHPMHAFDLAKIDGAIDVRFANKEEKLVLLDENEVTLSQETLVIADDNKSLAMAGIFGGLHSGVAEGSKDIFLESAFFAPLAILGKARQYGLHTDASHRYERGVDPELQRDAMERATQLLLDIVGGEAGPIVEAKSDEHIPQPRQVSLRRVKLDQRIGLHIEDDKVSEILTRLGFTVAFANDVWEVTVPGYRFDISIEVDLIEEVARIFGYNNIPNVAPQASLSMRKHSEGKLGLTKLRQALINRGYQEAITYSFVDPKVQALLHPNQEVMTLPHPISSEMSVMRLSLWTGLLQAVTYNQNRQQGRVRLFETGLRFIPDESAENGVRQQQMIAGVISGSQNQEHWNLAKAAADFFDIKGDVEAMLAVTGKGAEFEFSKAEIDALHPGQTAAVHKDGELVGYLGTLHPELERKLGLNGRTLVFELLLDAVLTLNVPQATDISRFPANRRDIAVVVEEQVEANNVLQLIEKVGGNYLVDLNLFDVYTGKGIEPGFKSLAIAMTLQDVEKTLEEKDITEVVNRVVDTLKTELNASLRD; the protein is encoded by the coding sequence ATGAAATTTAGTGAATCTTGGTTAAGAGAGTGGGTTAACCCAGAGAGTACTTCTGACGAGTTAGCGCACCAAATTACAATGGCTGGTCTTGAAGTTGATGGCGTCGACCCCGTTGCGGGTGAGTTCTCTGGCGTTGTGGTTGGTGAAGTGGTTGAGTGTGGTCAACACCCAGATGCAGACAAACTACAAGTTACCAAAATTAACGTTGGCGATGCCAGCACTGACGGCGAATTATTAGATATCGTTTGTGGCGCGAAAAACTGTCGCTTAGGTCTTAAAGTAGCGGTTGCTATGGTGGGCGCCGTACTACCGGGTAACTTCAAAATTAAGAAAGCGAAACTTCGCGGTCAACCTTCATTCGGTATGCTGTGTTCAGAATCTGAACTCGGTATGGCAGAAAGCGCTGATGGTATTATTGAATTGCCAGCTGATGCGCCAATCGGCAAAGATATTCGTGACTACTTAGACTTAAACGACAACACGATTGATGTTGATTTAACGGCTAACCGTGGTGACTGTTTGGGCATTAAAGGCTTAGCTCGTGAAGTAGGCGTATTAAATAGCTTAGCTGTGACCGAAGTTGCGATTGAGCCAGTACCTGCAACAATTGAAGATACCCGCGAAATTAAATTATCAGCACCAGCAGCTTGCCCGCGCTATTTAGGTCGTGTCATTAAAGGCATTAACCTTGAAGCAACAACACCACTTTGGATGGTAGAAAAGCTGCGTCGCTGTGGTGTGCGCTCAATCGACCCTGTGGTTGATGTGACTAACTACGTTCTGCTTGAGTTAGGCCACCCGATGCACGCTTTCGATTTAGCCAAAATCGACGGCGCCATTGATGTACGTTTTGCTAACAAAGAAGAAAAGCTCGTTTTATTAGACGAAAACGAAGTGACGCTTTCTCAAGAAACTTTAGTTATTGCCGATGATAACAAGTCTTTAGCGATGGCAGGTATCTTCGGTGGTCTTCACTCTGGCGTAGCCGAAGGTAGCAAAGATATTTTCCTAGAAAGTGCCTTCTTTGCGCCATTAGCGATTTTAGGTAAAGCGCGTCAATACGGTTTACACACTGATGCGTCTCACCGTTACGAGCGTGGTGTTGATCCTGAACTTCAACGTGATGCAATGGAGCGTGCAACTCAGTTACTACTTGATATTGTTGGTGGTGAAGCTGGCCCAATCGTTGAAGCAAAATCTGACGAGCATATTCCTCAGCCGCGCCAAGTGAGTCTTCGTCGTGTGAAATTAGATCAACGCATTGGTTTACACATTGAAGACGACAAAGTGTCTGAAATTCTAACTCGTTTAGGTTTCACGGTTGCTTTCGCGAACGATGTTTGGGAAGTGACTGTACCAGGTTACCGTTTCGATATTTCAATTGAAGTTGATTTAATTGAAGAAGTGGCGCGTATTTTTGGCTACAACAATATTCCAAATGTTGCCCCGCAAGCGTCACTTTCAATGCGCAAGCACAGCGAAGGTAAGTTAGGTTTAACTAAACTGCGCCAAGCGCTGATTAATCGCGGTTACCAAGAAGCGATCACTTACAGCTTTGTTGACCCGAAAGTACAAGCTTTATTGCACCCGAACCAAGAAGTAATGACGTTACCACACCCAATTTCATCTGAAATGTCGGTGATGCGTTTAAGCCTGTGGACAGGTTTGTTACAAGCGGTGACTTACAACCAAAACCGTCAGCAAGGTCGTGTTCGTTTGTTTGAAACCGGTCTTCGTTTTATTCCTGACGAAAGTGCAGAGAATGGTGTACGCCAACAGCAAATGATCGCAGGTGTTATCTCAGGTTCACAAAACCAAGAGCACTGGAACTTAGCCAAAGCAGCTGCTGATTTCTTCGATATCAAGGGTGATGTTGAAGCCATGTTAGCCGTTACGGGTAAAGGCGCTGAGTTTGAATTTTCTAAAGCAGAAATCGATGCATTGCATCCGGGTCAAACCGCGGCAGTTCACAAAGATGGCGAGCTAGTTGGTTACCTTGGCACCTTACATCCTGAATTAGAAAGAAAATTAGGATTAAACGGCCGCACTTTAGTGTTTGAATTATTGTTAGATGCTGTTCTCACCTTAAATGTACCCCAAGCTACCGACATTTCTCGCTTCCCTGCCAACCGTCGCGATATCGCAGTTGTGGTTGAAGAGCAAGTTGAAGCAAATAATGTGTTACAACTCATTGAAAAGGTTGGCGGAAATTATTTAGTTGATCTAAACTTGTTCGATGTATACACAGGCAAAGGTATCGAACCTGGCTTTAAGAGTTTAGCGATAGCAATGACCTTGCAAGACGTTGAAAAAACCCTTGAAGAAAAAGATATAACAGAAGTTGTTAATCGGGTTGTTGATACATTAAAAACTGAATTAAATGCATCACTGAGGGATTAA
- a CDS encoding integration host factor subunit alpha produces MALTKAEIAEHLYENVGLSKRDAKDMVEVFFEEIRETLEEGEQVKLSGFGNFDLREKSQRPGRNPKTGEDIPISARKVVTFRPGQKLKSRVEDGNE; encoded by the coding sequence ATGGCGCTAACCAAAGCAGAAATCGCAGAACACCTATATGAAAATGTCGGGTTGAGTAAACGCGATGCTAAAGATATGGTTGAGGTGTTTTTTGAAGAAATTCGAGAAACCCTTGAAGAAGGTGAGCAGGTTAAATTATCAGGCTTTGGCAACTTTGACTTGAGAGAAAAAAGCCAACGTCCTGGCAGAAACCCTAAAACGGGTGAAGATATTCCTATCTCTGCCCGCAAAGTGGTTACTTTTAGACCAGGTCAAAAACTTAAAAGTCGTGTTGAAGACGGCAACGAGTAA
- a CDS encoding DUF2937 family protein, translated as MITTAIKSTLDYCLFTLGFILAVQLPEFIQQYKQYLAGKLSETQWHLNGYQQIADQNYQGSLPDLIQDYLASGKQAIEQTGQLVNEMLARKQSLADTIASLESSSYIEQVFSLLTKVNVEDAETVLSYYQLAIPLTVEALASGVVLAFTFIWLRMLFTGLFGRMLPQGA; from the coding sequence ATGATCACCACCGCGATTAAATCGACGCTAGACTATTGCTTATTTACCTTAGGTTTTATTTTAGCCGTACAACTGCCTGAATTTATTCAACAATATAAGCAATATTTGGCAGGTAAACTGAGTGAAACCCAGTGGCATTTAAATGGCTATCAACAAATTGCCGATCAAAACTATCAAGGCAGCCTTCCTGATTTAATTCAAGATTACCTAGCAAGTGGTAAACAAGCGATTGAACAAACTGGCCAATTGGTAAATGAGATGTTAGCTCGCAAACAGAGCCTTGCAGATACCATAGCGTCGCTTGAGAGCAGTAGTTATATCGAGCAAGTGTTTAGCTTATTGACCAAGGTAAATGTTGAAGACGCAGAAACGGTACTCAGCTATTATCAATTAGCGATCCCACTAACCGTTGAAGCACTAGCGTCTGGTGTTGTTTTAGCCTTTACCTTTATATGGCTCCGCATGTTATTCACAGGGCTTTTTGGCCGAATGTTACCGCAAGGAGCCTAA
- a CDS encoding HDOD domain-containing protein, whose translation MAAKKANSEHWISIISQRELPALTSTALLLDKFANDDVSSLPRLSNAILHDQVLSSSLLKVANSIQRIGVNKITTVSRATVILGIQTVKNICLTSKVIESLLKHKDLDIEVYTRIKSLMAQSFFAGQLAKMMLPNHSEEIQEEVYIAAMLRRIGETAFWCLGKEFQEELDHLINVPKQRYEEACIELIGMTFDELSIGLARRWQLGDLMIKSLDNPKQRTLEMQVIYLADRLVHYIHNPPTAIKYNKFIRQIAELMKISDQQLLYRVKQTRETSIKLLESYGAQILIEYVKKLPTAAELAHDNQFVYEEIVNKEAALLKTIQHLTSMTLTTKDASLYLEYTLTQLARILNFETCSFYLLTNLKQTLTCRQTVNHFGKVVEEPLTISLSDQKSLFNRILYTQQPALINKESEHNNARFPYPVNKLLAKSKLVISTVHIKQSNIGIIIGQRKKPIIEQVELDNFQLLIQHLNMCLTLISPNKKAT comes from the coding sequence GTGGCAGCAAAAAAAGCCAATTCAGAACATTGGATTTCAATCATTTCGCAGCGAGAATTACCAGCGTTAACCTCAACTGCGCTGTTACTCGATAAATTTGCTAACGATGATGTTTCATCCCTACCTCGATTAAGCAACGCGATTTTGCACGATCAAGTGCTTTCTTCTTCTTTACTCAAAGTTGCCAATAGTATTCAGCGCATTGGCGTCAACAAAATCACCACAGTCTCTCGTGCTACGGTGATCCTTGGCATTCAAACCGTCAAAAATATTTGTCTGACCTCTAAAGTCATTGAAAGCCTATTGAAACATAAAGATCTCGATATTGAGGTCTACACGCGAATAAAAAGCTTGATGGCACAGTCATTTTTTGCCGGGCAACTCGCCAAAATGATGCTCCCTAATCACAGCGAAGAAATTCAAGAAGAAGTGTATATCGCAGCGATGCTACGCAGAATCGGCGAAACGGCATTTTGGTGTTTAGGTAAAGAATTTCAAGAAGAGCTAGATCACTTAATTAATGTGCCCAAACAACGCTATGAAGAAGCATGTATCGAGCTTATCGGTATGACGTTTGATGAACTTAGCATTGGCTTAGCACGCCGCTGGCAACTAGGTGATTTAATGATTAAATCCCTCGATAATCCAAAGCAACGTACCCTTGAAATGCAAGTTATCTACCTCGCCGACAGACTAGTGCACTATATTCACAACCCACCCACTGCGATTAAGTACAACAAATTTATTCGCCAGATCGCCGAGCTGATGAAAATATCGGATCAACAGCTACTTTATCGGGTGAAACAAACACGTGAAACCTCGATTAAGTTGCTCGAGTCGTACGGTGCACAAATACTCATAGAATACGTGAAAAAGCTACCGACAGCTGCCGAACTGGCGCATGATAACCAGTTTGTTTATGAGGAGATTGTCAATAAAGAAGCGGCCTTGCTTAAAACCATTCAGCACCTCACCAGCATGACGTTGACCACCAAAGACGCCAGCCTGTACCTAGAATATACGCTAACGCAATTGGCGAGAATTTTAAACTTTGAAACCTGTTCGTTTTACTTGCTCACTAACTTAAAACAAACATTAACTTGTCGCCAAACCGTTAATCATTTTGGCAAAGTCGTTGAAGAGCCGCTCACCATATCATTATCGGATCAGAAGTCTTTATTTAACCGCATTTTATATACGCAGCAGCCAGCATTGATCAATAAGGAAAGCGAACACAATAACGCCCGTTTTCCTTACCCTGTTAACAAGTTATTGGCCAAGTCAAAATTGGTAATTTCAACAGTACATATAAAACAAAGCAATATCGGCATAATTATTGGACAGCGTAAAAAGCCAATCATAGAACAAGTAGAACTAGACAACTTTCAATTACTTATTCAACACCTTAATATGTGCCTAACGCTAATTTCTCCCAACAAAAAAGCCACATGA
- the queC gene encoding 7-cyano-7-deazaguanine synthase QueC gives MTEKVVVIYSGGMDSYTVLNRAIKDGMEVYPLTFDYGQRHVKEIDCAAAVCKSLNVPHKVIDISAINQLLAGSSLTDDIDIPEGHYEEESMKSTVVPNRNMILLSLAVGYAVSVGASKVYYGAHSGDHAIYPDCRPEFVEKMNDVCQIANYEAVEIYSPYLSVSKTAILTDGIAMGLDYSQTWTCYNGREHACGKCGACQERLEAFRDNDAADPLTYEATA, from the coding sequence ATGACTGAAAAAGTTGTCGTTATCTATTCCGGCGGCATGGATTCATACACAGTACTGAATCGCGCCATTAAAGATGGTATGGAAGTATACCCACTGACATTTGACTATGGTCAACGCCATGTGAAAGAAATTGATTGTGCCGCGGCGGTATGTAAATCGTTAAACGTACCGCATAAGGTCATTGATATTTCTGCGATTAATCAGCTATTGGCGGGCTCATCACTAACCGATGATATCGATATTCCTGAAGGTCATTACGAAGAAGAAAGCATGAAATCTACCGTTGTACCAAACCGCAATATGATTTTGCTTTCACTTGCGGTTGGTTATGCCGTATCGGTTGGTGCTTCAAAGGTTTATTACGGTGCACACTCTGGTGACCATGCCATCTATCCTGATTGTCGCCCAGAATTCGTTGAGAAAATGAATGATGTTTGCCAAATTGCCAACTATGAAGCGGTAGAAATTTATAGCCCTTATTTGAGCGTAAGTAAAACCGCGATTTTAACTGACGGCATAGCAATGGGCTTAGACTATAGCCAAACTTGGACCTGCTACAACGGTCGTGAACATGCTTGCGGTAAATGTGGTGCCTGCCAAGAGCGTTTAGAAGCCTTCCGCGATAATGACGCAGCTGACCCATTAACCTATGAAGCTACAGCATGA
- the queE gene encoding 7-carboxy-7-deazaguanine synthase QueE → MTTDITPSEKTTFYKINELFETLQGEGSFTGQPSIFIRLQGCPVGCSWCDTKHTWETKPDLAIPVKDLLAKREESEHWTELSVEGITALFVEQSYQAKHVVITGGEPCMFDLTPLCAALESRGYSTQIETSGTFEINTTENCWVTVSPKVNMRGGYKVLSQAMQRANEIKHPVATEQHVDDLKALLAEHQVTDKQVYLQPISQKQRATELAINTCIENNWRLSVQVHKYIGIE, encoded by the coding sequence ATGACAACTGACATAACACCTAGCGAAAAAACCACTTTTTATAAAATTAATGAGCTCTTTGAAACCTTGCAAGGTGAGGGCTCTTTTACGGGACAGCCCTCGATATTTATCCGTTTACAAGGGTGTCCTGTCGGTTGCTCTTGGTGCGATACTAAACACACTTGGGAAACCAAGCCTGATTTAGCCATTCCAGTGAAGGATTTATTGGCAAAACGCGAAGAGTCAGAGCATTGGACTGAATTGTCAGTTGAGGGCATTACCGCTTTGTTCGTTGAGCAAAGTTACCAAGCCAAGCATGTGGTGATCACCGGTGGTGAACCTTGCATGTTCGATTTAACCCCGCTTTGCGCAGCGCTGGAAAGTCGCGGCTACAGCACACAAATTGAAACCTCTGGCACGTTTGAAATTAATACGACCGAAAACTGTTGGGTAACGGTATCACCGAAAGTGAATATGCGCGGTGGCTACAAAGTACTGTCGCAGGCGATGCAGCGGGCTAATGAAATCAAACACCCAGTGGCCACTGAGCAACATGTTGATGATTTAAAAGCGCTATTGGCTGAGCACCAAGTCACGGATAAACAAGTTTACTTGCAACCAATCAGCCAAAAGCAGCGCGCAACTGAGCTAGCAATTAATACCTGTATCGAAAACAATTGGCGCTTGTCAGTGCAAGTACACAAATATATTGGTATCGAATAA